The Bifidobacterium eulemuris genome includes a window with the following:
- a CDS encoding GreA/GreB family elongation factor: MAEDKVYLLTQDAYDKMKEELTWREGEYRDEITERIAAARAEGDLSENGGYHAAREEQSKNEGRIIELTVKLRDSKILVAPPAGTVGNGSVVTIDLAGREMTYVLGSRDLTVATDYDVISPESPIGKAIDGAKVGDTVNYQAPNGREISVTIKDAKPLQ; the protein is encoded by the coding sequence ATGGCCGAGGATAAGGTCTACCTGCTGACGCAGGACGCATATGACAAGATGAAGGAAGAACTCACCTGGCGTGAGGGCGAGTATCGCGACGAGATCACCGAACGCATCGCCGCCGCGCGCGCCGAGGGTGATCTGTCCGAAAACGGCGGCTATCATGCCGCGCGTGAGGAGCAGAGCAAGAATGAGGGCCGCATCATCGAGCTGACCGTCAAGCTGCGCGACTCGAAGATCCTGGTGGCGCCGCCCGCCGGCACCGTGGGCAACGGTTCCGTGGTGACGATCGACCTCGCCGGCCGCGAGATGACCTATGTGCTGGGCTCGCGCGACCTGACCGTGGCCACCGACTACGACGTGATCAGCCCCGAATCCCCGATCGGCAAGGCCATCGACGGCGCGAAGGTCGGCGACACGGTGAACTACCAGGCGCCCAACGGCCGTGAGATCTCCGTGACCATCAAGGACGCCAAGCCCCTGCAGTAA
- a CDS encoding FKBP-type peptidyl-prolyl cis-trans isomerase has product MADTTMPVVNAEFGTAPVIEFPTAEAPKGLKVVELEEGDGPMVRRGDTVTVNYHGVVWGKTDPFDSSFDRHQPASFGIGVGQVIKGWDQTVPGHNVGSRLVVSIPPEYGYGSRGVPQAGIGGGDTLVFVIDIISTR; this is encoded by the coding sequence ATGGCAGATACGACCATGCCCGTGGTGAACGCCGAATTCGGCACCGCCCCGGTGATCGAGTTTCCGACCGCCGAAGCCCCCAAGGGTCTCAAGGTTGTGGAGTTGGAGGAAGGCGACGGCCCGATGGTGCGCCGTGGCGACACCGTGACCGTGAACTACCACGGTGTGGTGTGGGGCAAAACCGATCCTTTCGATTCCAGCTTCGACCGCCATCAGCCGGCCAGCTTCGGCATCGGCGTGGGACAGGTCATCAAGGGCTGGGACCAGACCGTGCCCGGCCACAACGTCGGTTCCCGCTTGGTGGTGTCGATTCCGCCGGAATACGGCTACGGCTCGCGTGGTGTGCCGCAGGCCGGCATCGGCGGCGGCGATACGCTGGTGTTCGTCATCGACATCATCTCCACCCGCTGA
- a CDS encoding L-serine ammonia-lyase codes for MFSVLDMFTIGVGPSSSHTVGPMRAAREFSASLDAAGLLERVEHVRVTLYGSLSLTGIGHGTDRAVMAGLEGNVPDSVDTAYMLRIRETSALDHTLNLAGRRRVPFDYDADMVFEQWKRLAAHPNGMRFVAYDGAMTPLSEQVWYSVGGGFVRLGHADDPLVGIHDRSTHDAAPVDDANVPESDMDGVPYPFSSCDELMALCREHRVGIAELVWANETAQYTEHEVRERIARIWQVMRDCVHHGCTSDELLLPGGLDVPRRAPRMYERLSSNADVLARNRRRADAVLESSDAAWVNLFALAVSEENAGGGRVVTAPTNGAAGIIPAVLHYYWHFVDNANEQGVADFLLTAGAIGYLFKRNASISGAEVGCQGEVGVACSMAAAGLAAVMGGNPAQVENAAEIGIEHNLGLTCDPVGGLVQIPCIERNAMASNTAINAVRMAMLGDGSHIVTLDQAIRTMKQTGEDMMAKYKETSKGGLAVNVVEC; via the coding sequence ATGTTCAGTGTGCTCGATATGTTCACCATCGGAGTGGGACCCAGTTCCTCGCATACCGTGGGGCCGATGCGCGCCGCCCGCGAGTTCTCCGCATCGCTTGACGCGGCCGGACTGTTGGAGCGTGTGGAACACGTTCGGGTCACTTTGTACGGCTCGCTGTCGTTGACCGGCATCGGTCACGGCACCGACCGCGCCGTTATGGCGGGACTGGAGGGCAACGTTCCCGACTCCGTCGACACGGCGTACATGTTGCGCATCCGCGAAACCTCGGCCCTCGACCATACGTTGAACCTTGCGGGGCGCCGTCGCGTTCCCTTCGACTACGACGCGGATATGGTGTTCGAGCAGTGGAAACGCTTGGCCGCCCATCCCAACGGCATGCGTTTCGTCGCCTACGATGGGGCGATGACGCCTCTGTCCGAACAGGTGTGGTATTCCGTCGGCGGCGGATTCGTGCGCCTTGGACATGCGGACGATCCACTGGTCGGCATCCACGACCGATCCACGCACGATGCCGCGCCGGTGGACGATGCGAATGTTCCCGAAAGCGATATGGACGGCGTGCCCTACCCCTTCTCGTCCTGCGACGAGTTGATGGCGCTCTGCCGCGAACATCGGGTCGGCATCGCCGAACTCGTATGGGCCAACGAAACCGCGCAATATACCGAACATGAGGTGCGCGAACGCATCGCACGCATCTGGCAGGTGATGCGCGACTGCGTGCACCACGGCTGTACCTCCGACGAACTGCTGCTGCCGGGCGGGCTCGACGTGCCCCGTCGCGCGCCGAGGATGTACGAACGTCTCTCCTCGAACGCCGACGTGCTCGCGCGCAACCGCCGACGCGCCGACGCCGTGCTGGAATCCTCCGACGCGGCATGGGTGAATCTATTCGCCCTCGCCGTCTCCGAGGAGAACGCCGGGGGAGGGCGTGTGGTCACCGCTCCGACCAACGGCGCGGCCGGCATCATCCCTGCGGTGCTGCACTACTACTGGCATTTCGTCGACAACGCCAATGAACAGGGCGTGGCCGATTTTCTGCTCACCGCGGGTGCCATCGGGTACCTGTTCAAGCGCAACGCCTCGATCTCCGGCGCCGAGGTCGGATGCCAGGGGGAGGTGGGGGTCGCCTGTTCGATGGCTGCGGCCGGTCTGGCGGCGGTGATGGGAGGAAACCCCGCCCAGGTGGAGAACGCGGCCGAAATCGGCATCGAACACAATCTGGGCCTGACCTGCGACCCGGTGGGCGGACTGGTGCAGATCCCCTGCATCGAACGCAATGCCATGGCGTCGAACACGGCGATCAACGCCGTGCGCATGGCCATGCTCGGCGACGGCAGTCACATCGTCACCCTCGACCAGGCGATCCGCACCATGAAGCAGACCGGCGAGGACATGATGGCGAAATACAAGGAGACCTCCAAAGGCGGCCTCGCCGTCAACGTCGTCGAATGCTAG
- a CDS encoding cadmium transporter, producing the protein MPSNWMDTERTSQDAMPTMLAQAAIVAATLCVGEIACSPLYFNLLAQSVALVPWALMACFIAVAFSYIIGFALLWCSEAFTNRMRDTLQPFAYAAVGLIGYGVWGLFVFTSSLNSVLEPLAQPLLSNGQVVAVTVNSGALGAVAFFLARMLGEKLAVRRTPAIALIVAEAALAVAGLAVMVIMFRQLY; encoded by the coding sequence ATGCCCTCGAACTGGATGGATACGGAGAGAACCTCACAGGACGCGATGCCGACGATGTTGGCGCAGGCGGCGATCGTCGCCGCCACGCTGTGCGTGGGCGAGATCGCCTGCTCTCCGCTGTATTTCAATCTGCTGGCGCAATCCGTGGCTTTGGTGCCGTGGGCGCTGATGGCCTGCTTCATCGCGGTCGCGTTCTCCTACATCATCGGATTCGCGTTGCTGTGGTGCTCGGAAGCCTTCACCAACCGCATGCGCGACACCCTCCAGCCCTTCGCCTACGCGGCGGTCGGACTGATCGGCTATGGCGTATGGGGATTATTCGTCTTCACCTCGTCTCTCAACTCCGTGCTCGAGCCTCTCGCGCAGCCCCTGCTGAGCAATGGGCAGGTCGTCGCCGTCACGGTGAACAGCGGCGCGCTGGGTGCGGTGGCGTTCTTCCTGGCGCGCATGCTGGGGGAGAAGCTCGCAGTCCGACGCACGCCGGCCATCGCTCTGATCGTGGCCGAAGCGGCGCTCGCCGTGGCCGGACTGGCTGTTATGGTGATCATGTTCAGGCAGCTGTACTGA
- a CDS encoding Ppx/GppA phosphatase family protein produces the protein MDSVLVAGIDCGTNSIRLKVARVDARGMREVVPRVLRVIRLGQDVDKTHRFADEALERAYAAAREFADILAQYEIDGLRFVATSATRDAENREEFESAMESILGVRPEVIPGTEEADLSFLGATSVIDRSAFEAPYVVVDLGGGSTELVLGGDGVSTPNTQVQAAFSMDIGSVRMTERHLKNDPPTAEQIASAIVDIDEHIDEAFRTVPAGKARTIIGVSGTVTTMTALAMGLTEYDHSAVDGQRIGFDEAFAVDDKFLGMTREERGRYKTIHPGRIDVVGGGALVWNRVLARIGQAAAEDHGTPIDSFIASEHGLLDGIVLDYGRRLLKTR, from the coding sequence ATGGATTCGGTATTGGTGGCGGGCATCGATTGCGGCACGAATTCCATCCGATTGAAGGTGGCTCGCGTCGACGCGCGGGGCATGCGGGAGGTGGTGCCTCGCGTCCTGAGGGTGATCCGCCTCGGCCAGGACGTCGACAAAACCCATCGCTTCGCGGATGAGGCGTTGGAACGCGCCTATGCGGCGGCGCGCGAGTTCGCCGACATCCTCGCCCAATACGAAATCGACGGACTGCGGTTCGTGGCCACGTCGGCCACACGCGACGCCGAGAACCGCGAGGAATTCGAATCCGCCATGGAATCGATCCTCGGAGTGCGCCCTGAGGTCATCCCCGGTACGGAGGAGGCCGACCTGAGCTTCCTCGGCGCCACCAGCGTGATCGACCGCAGCGCCTTCGAAGCGCCCTATGTGGTGGTCGACCTGGGCGGCGGCTCCACCGAACTGGTACTCGGCGGCGACGGCGTGTCCACACCCAACACGCAGGTGCAGGCGGCGTTCTCAATGGATATCGGCTCCGTGCGCATGACCGAGCGTCATCTGAAAAACGACCCGCCCACCGCCGAACAGATCGCATCGGCCATCGTCGACATCGACGAGCATATCGACGAGGCGTTCCGTACGGTGCCCGCGGGCAAGGCCCGCACCATCATCGGCGTGTCCGGCACGGTCACCACCATGACCGCGCTGGCCATGGGATTGACCGAATACGACCATTCGGCCGTCGATGGGCAGCGCATCGGCTTCGACGAGGCCTTCGCCGTGGACGACAAATTCCTCGGTATGACCCGCGAGGAGCGCGGTCGGTACAAAACCATCCATCCGGGGCGTATCGATGTGGTGGGCGGCGGCGCATTGGTGTGGAACCGCGTGCTGGCACGCATCGGACAGGCCGCCGCCGAGGATCACGGCACGCCGATCGATTCGTTCATCGCCAGCGAACACGGCCTGCTCGACGGCATTGTGCTCGATTACGGGCGTCGTCTGCTCAAAACGCGCTAG
- a CDS encoding DUF501 domain-containing protein: MTASDTRDLKTLAAALADRCLAEPASDEDIATVERQLGRYPRGMVCVGARCVCGRPLAVVTRPLLPGGIPFPTTCYLTGPEAVKAASHVEADGIMQEYNDLLSSDETIRAAYERAHELYLAFRHELAVRLGDDEDHIEGISAGGMPVRVKCLHALMAQTLVMGPGANPIGDLLLERVSQEFSPTICRCAPEE, encoded by the coding sequence GTGACCGCATCCGACACCCGCGATCTCAAAACGCTGGCGGCCGCCTTGGCCGACCGCTGCCTGGCCGAGCCGGCGAGCGACGAGGACATCGCCACCGTGGAACGGCAGCTGGGCCGCTATCCGCGCGGTATGGTCTGCGTGGGTGCCCGATGCGTGTGCGGCCGGCCGCTGGCCGTCGTCACCCGACCGTTGCTGCCCGGTGGCATTCCGTTCCCGACCACCTGCTATCTGACGGGTCCTGAAGCCGTCAAAGCCGCCTCGCATGTGGAGGCGGACGGCATCATGCAGGAATATAACGACCTGCTGTCCTCGGATGAGACGATCCGCGCCGCCTACGAACGCGCGCACGAGCTATATCTGGCGTTCCGTCATGAACTGGCCGTCCGTTTGGGGGACGACGAGGATCATATCGAAGGTATTTCGGCGGGCGGCATGCCCGTACGCGTCAAATGTCTGCATGCGCTGATGGCGCAGACCCTGGTGATGGGCCCCGGCGCCAATCCGATCGGCGACTTGCTGCTCGAGCGCGTATCACAGGAGTTTTCGCCGACGATCTGCCGCTGCGCTCCCGAGGAGTAG
- a CDS encoding FtsB family cell division protein, translated as MSKSTRTRSTGGKPARNNRGAGPIAFFVSLFIVALGTIQLVSTFHTYALNLAELNGLKREESSLLAQKQDLEDDIARWDDKAYVTAQARERLGFVFPGEQAVRVLHPEAVTGDTDDEDDTTSTSTSAEQNSLPWYSELAYSFEQADEPKDDASSGGTTTDSQNATSDTE; from the coding sequence ATGAGCAAATCGACCCGCACGCGCAGCACCGGAGGCAAACCCGCCCGGAACAATCGTGGGGCGGGACCCATCGCCTTCTTCGTCTCCTTGTTCATCGTGGCGTTGGGCACCATCCAGCTGGTATCCACCTTCCACACCTATGCGCTGAATCTCGCCGAACTCAACGGTCTCAAACGCGAGGAGTCCTCGCTGCTGGCGCAGAAGCAGGATCTGGAGGACGATATCGCCCGTTGGGACGACAAGGCCTACGTCACCGCGCAGGCACGCGAGCGATTGGGATTCGTGTTCCCCGGCGAGCAGGCGGTGCGCGTGCTGCATCCCGAGGCGGTGACCGGTGATACGGACGACGAGGACGACACGACGTCGACCTCCACCTCCGCGGAACAGAATAGCCTGCCATGGTACAGCGAGCTCGCCTACTCCTTTGAGCAGGCGGACGAGCCGAAGGACGACGCGTCATCCGGCGGCACGACGACCGATAGCCAGAACGCGACATCCGATACCGAATAG
- the eno gene encoding phosphopyruvate hydratase → MAAIESVYARQILDSRGNPTVEVYLETEDGALGKGLVPSGASTGEAEAWERRDGDKAVYKGKGVLDAVKAVNEEIAPKIIGMDASDQRALDDLMIELDGTPNKGRLGANAILGVSLAAIYASAESAEMPLYRYLGGTNGHILPVPNMNIMNGGAHADFATDIQEYMISPYGFETYSEALRAGVEVYHTLKSVLKKEGLATGLGDEGGFAPKMKSNKDSLNYIMDAIAAAGYEPGKQIGISLDVASSEFYNKETGKYHFEGDDRDASFMLDFYEGLVNEYPIVSIEDPFQEEGWDDWAAITARLGDRLQFVGDDLLVTNPKRLAKGIELGAANSLLVKLNQIGTVTETLDAIELATANGFTSMVSHRSGETPDTTISDLAVAKNTGQIKTGAPARGERVAKYNRLLEIEEELGSTAKYAGYSAFKACKQYIAK, encoded by the coding sequence GTGGCAGCAATTGAAAGCGTGTACGCGCGTCAGATTCTCGATTCCCGCGGCAACCCGACCGTTGAGGTCTATCTGGAGACCGAAGACGGCGCTCTGGGCAAGGGCCTGGTCCCGTCCGGCGCCTCCACCGGTGAGGCCGAGGCCTGGGAGCGTCGCGATGGCGACAAGGCCGTCTACAAGGGCAAGGGTGTCCTGGACGCCGTCAAGGCCGTCAACGAGGAGATCGCTCCGAAGATCATCGGTATGGACGCCTCCGACCAGCGCGCCCTCGACGATCTGATGATCGAGCTCGACGGCACCCCGAACAAGGGCCGTCTGGGCGCCAACGCCATCCTCGGCGTGTCCCTCGCCGCCATCTATGCCTCGGCCGAATCCGCCGAGATGCCGCTGTACCGTTACCTCGGCGGCACCAACGGCCACATCCTGCCGGTGCCGAACATGAACATCATGAACGGCGGCGCCCATGCCGACTTCGCCACCGACATCCAGGAGTACATGATCTCCCCGTACGGCTTCGAGACCTACTCCGAGGCCCTGCGCGCCGGCGTCGAGGTGTACCACACCCTCAAGTCCGTCCTGAAGAAGGAAGGCCTGGCCACCGGTCTGGGCGACGAGGGCGGCTTCGCTCCGAAGATGAAGTCCAACAAGGACTCTCTGAACTACATCATGGACGCCATCGCGGCCGCCGGCTACGAGCCGGGCAAGCAGATCGGCATCTCCCTCGACGTCGCCTCCTCCGAGTTCTACAACAAGGAGACCGGCAAGTACCACTTTGAGGGCGACGACCGCGACGCCTCCTTCATGCTCGACTTCTACGAGGGCCTCGTCAACGAGTACCCGATCGTCTCCATCGAGGATCCGTTCCAGGAAGAAGGCTGGGACGACTGGGCGGCCATCACCGCTCGCCTCGGCGATCGCCTGCAGTTCGTCGGCGACGACCTGCTCGTGACCAACCCGAAGCGTCTGGCCAAGGGCATCGAGCTGGGTGCCGCGAACTCCCTGCTCGTCAAGCTCAACCAGATCGGCACCGTGACCGAAACCCTCGACGCCATCGAGCTGGCCACCGCCAACGGCTTCACCTCCATGGTCTCCCACCGTTCCGGCGAGACCCCGGACACCACCATCTCCGACCTGGCCGTCGCCAAGAACACCGGCCAGATCAAGACCGGTGCCCCGGCCCGTGGCGAGCGCGTCGCCAAGTACAACCGCCTGCTCGAGATCGAGGAGGAGCTCGGCTCCACCGCGAAGTACGCCGGCTACAGCGCCTTCAAGGCCTGCAAGCAGTACATCGCCAAGTGA
- a CDS encoding phage holin family protein codes for MGRFIAQWITLTIAAGVMVWLLPGMRPIGDNTLFAVGGFALFMALINASIKPIVHLLALPFSILSLGLVSLIINVLFMRLASWLSVSIFGFGIAIDGFWWAVLGSLVMAIVSGIVGAIIGD; via the coding sequence ATGGGACGTTTTATCGCGCAATGGATTACTCTGACGATCGCCGCCGGCGTGATGGTGTGGCTGCTGCCCGGCATGCGGCCGATCGGCGACAACACGTTGTTCGCCGTGGGCGGATTCGCGCTGTTCATGGCGCTGATCAACGCCTCGATCAAACCGATCGTGCATCTGCTGGCGCTGCCGTTCTCCATCCTGAGCCTGGGACTGGTGTCGCTGATCATCAACGTGCTGTTCATGCGGCTCGCCTCGTGGCTGTCGGTGTCGATCTTCGGCTTCGGCATCGCCATCGACGGTTTCTGGTGGGCCGTGCTCGGCTCTCTGGTCATGGCGATCGTCTCCGGCATCGTCGGCGCGATCATCGGCGACTGA
- a CDS encoding S10 family peptidase — translation MTDDKNTVNAQESAPAGDGANRGRLPDPREITTRHTITLDGREWTYDATLGTLNIDTAKVKPAASIFYAAFNAVDPETGAIDPRRPVTFIFNGGPGSSTTFLLMGSIAPKRIDVPDAAPVPAAPYALADNAHTLLPDSDLVFIDAAGAGFSAILETAKPELWSVDGDVAGFSAFIRQYLSKHRRWNSPKYVLGESYGTTRGAALAYRLQQDGVALNGLVLVSNILDYAFTLDTSDQFYVGYFPTYAAVAHYHGRAGEGVELADHLRQARAFANGPLRLALAAGASLDEEEKRRVAERYGELTGLDPRYVADSDLRVVDMRFRKTLLRGEDRIVGRYDGRVAGYDLDRMNDEETFVVDDAFLDPAYSSLANAYLRDELGWDGEAERRGFADFDWDATEPGKGWVWWHKQPAMTKSSWGSNIPFPNVVPDLAAAITHQHTLKVLVANGVYDLCTPFGQTEYDIDHLGLPKPLRGNIAFAYYPAGHMLYSAEASLAKFTADLRRFYAADPADVAALDERPTPSSPLGGSLF, via the coding sequence ATGACCGACGACAAGAACACCGTGAACGCCCAGGAATCCGCACCTGCGGGCGACGGTGCCAACCGGGGCCGACTGCCCGATCCGCGCGAGATCACCACCCGCCATACGATCACGCTCGACGGACGCGAATGGACGTACGACGCGACCCTCGGCACGTTGAACATCGACACGGCGAAGGTCAAACCCGCCGCCAGCATCTTCTACGCGGCGTTCAACGCCGTGGACCCCGAAACCGGCGCGATCGACCCTCGCCGCCCGGTGACGTTCATCTTCAACGGCGGTCCCGGCTCATCCACGACGTTCCTGCTTATGGGCTCCATCGCCCCCAAACGCATCGACGTGCCCGACGCGGCCCCCGTGCCCGCGGCGCCCTATGCGCTCGCGGACAACGCGCACACGCTGCTGCCCGACTCCGACCTCGTGTTCATCGACGCGGCCGGCGCGGGCTTCTCCGCCATCCTCGAGACGGCCAAGCCCGAACTGTGGAGCGTGGACGGCGACGTGGCGGGCTTCAGCGCGTTCATCCGCCAATACCTGAGCAAACACCGTCGTTGGAATTCCCCCAAGTATGTGCTCGGCGAATCCTACGGCACCACGCGCGGCGCGGCGCTCGCCTACCGTCTGCAGCAGGACGGCGTCGCGCTCAACGGTCTGGTGCTCGTCTCCAACATCCTCGACTACGCGTTCACGCTCGACACCTCCGACCAGTTCTACGTCGGATACTTCCCGACCTACGCCGCGGTGGCCCACTACCACGGGCGCGCCGGCGAGGGCGTCGAACTCGCCGACCATCTGCGGCAGGCCCGCGCGTTCGCGAACGGACCTTTGCGTCTCGCCCTGGCCGCCGGCGCCTCGCTGGACGAGGAGGAGAAACGGCGCGTGGCGGAGCGCTACGGCGAATTGACCGGCCTGGACCCGCGCTATGTCGCCGACTCCGATCTGCGTGTGGTCGACATGCGCTTCCGCAAGACGCTGCTGCGCGGCGAGGACCGCATCGTGGGCCGTTATGACGGCCGCGTGGCCGGTTACGACCTCGACCGCATGAACGACGAGGAGACCTTCGTGGTGGACGACGCCTTCCTCGACCCCGCCTATTCCAGCCTCGCCAACGCCTACCTGCGCGACGAGCTCGGCTGGGACGGCGAGGCGGAACGCCGGGGATTCGCCGACTTCGACTGGGACGCCACGGAGCCCGGCAAGGGGTGGGTCTGGTGGCACAAGCAGCCGGCCATGACGAAATCCTCATGGGGGTCGAACATCCCGTTCCCGAACGTCGTGCCCGATCTCGCCGCCGCGATCACGCACCAACACACTTTGAAGGTGCTGGTGGCCAACGGCGTCTACGACCTGTGCACGCCATTCGGGCAGACCGAATACGACATCGACCATCTGGGACTGCCCAAGCCGCTGCGAGGCAACATCGCGTTCGCCTACTATCCGGCCGGACACATGCTGTACAGCGCCGAAGCGAGCCTGGCCAAGTTCACGGCCGACCTGCGCCGCTTCTACGCCGCCGATCCGGCCGACGTGGCCGCCCTCGACGAGCGTCCCACGCCCTCTTCGCCGCTCGGCGGATCCCTTTTCTGA
- a CDS encoding DHA2 family efflux MFS transporter permease subunit, whose product MTTNRTDGSVQPTPNGGKRAVESKLVVVVVALAILTFLGILSETSLNIAYSTLMTEFSISASVVQWLTTGYLLLLSVSIPTSPFLVRTFSTKTLFVTAVAIFTAGTLLGAVAASFPMLLAARLVMALGTGISLPLLTNIILEKAPLEQRGMMLGLVSLVTCAAPAIGPVYGGVVMEYLDWHWIFYAMLPFLVLSFALGVATVPDIRKGEQGYISVPSLLVVALGLSGLIVAVSFYSEWNGDWRFWATLAVSVVLLALFAVAQLKMEHPLIEVRVFSYPGFSLGMLILIMSSGGVLGLNFMLPILLQRGFGQTSMLAALILLPGAVIGAVSAPLIGSALKNHFPPKFIICGFLGVSAMDAVMMAFGGQTEWVVAVSYALFMAASGFVLVPDQTHALNQLPARMNADGSAAMNTIQQLAGAIGTAVASTLITEASAANMAQGMSQSEAYLHAFPSSMTVLLGVGLAGVVLAALMFRFSTHRAPELVEVTPA is encoded by the coding sequence ATGACAACCAACCGAACGGACGGCTCCGTCCAACCCACTCCCAACGGCGGCAAACGGGCCGTCGAAAGCAAACTCGTCGTCGTGGTGGTCGCGCTCGCGATCCTCACGTTCCTCGGCATCCTCTCGGAGACCAGCCTCAACATCGCGTATTCGACGCTGATGACCGAATTCTCCATCTCCGCATCCGTCGTGCAGTGGCTCACCACCGGCTACCTGCTGCTGCTGTCGGTGTCGATCCCCACCTCGCCGTTCCTCGTGCGCACCTTCTCGACCAAAACGCTGTTCGTCACGGCGGTGGCCATTTTCACCGCGGGCACCCTGCTCGGCGCGGTGGCGGCGAGCTTCCCGATGCTGCTCGCCGCCAGACTGGTCATGGCGTTGGGAACCGGCATCTCGCTGCCGCTGCTGACCAACATCATCCTCGAGAAGGCGCCTCTTGAACAACGCGGCATGATGCTCGGCCTCGTCAGCCTCGTCACCTGCGCGGCCCCCGCCATCGGCCCCGTGTACGGCGGCGTGGTGATGGAATACCTCGACTGGCATTGGATCTTCTACGCGATGCTTCCGTTCCTCGTGCTCTCCTTCGCGCTCGGCGTCGCCACCGTGCCCGACATCCGCAAGGGGGAGCAGGGGTACATCTCCGTTCCTTCGCTGCTGGTGGTCGCCCTCGGCCTGTCCGGACTCATCGTGGCGGTGAGCTTCTACAGCGAATGGAACGGCGACTGGCGTTTCTGGGCCACCCTGGCGGTCAGCGTCGTTCTTCTCGCCCTGTTCGCCGTGGCGCAGCTCAAGATGGAGCATCCGCTTATCGAAGTGCGCGTGTTCTCCTATCCGGGCTTCAGCCTCGGCATGCTCATCCTCATCATGAGCTCAGGCGGCGTGCTCGGTCTGAACTTCATGCTGCCGATTCTGCTGCAGCGCGGCTTCGGACAGACCAGTATGCTCGCGGCGCTGATCCTGCTGCCGGGAGCGGTTATCGGCGCCGTCTCCGCGCCGTTGATCGGCAGCGCGCTGAAGAACCACTTCCCACCCAAATTCATCATCTGCGGCTTTCTTGGCGTAAGCGCGATGGACGCGGTGATGATGGCGTTCGGCGGACAGACCGAATGGGTGGTGGCCGTCTCCTACGCCCTGTTCATGGCCGCATCGGGCTTCGTGCTCGTGCCCGACCAGACGCATGCGCTCAACCAGCTGCCCGCCCGCATGAACGCCGACGGTTCGGCCGCGATGAACACCATCCAGCAGCTGGCCGGCGCGATCGGCACGGCGGTCGCCAGCACGTTGATCACCGAGGCCAGCGCGGCCAATATGGCCCAAGGCATGAGCCAGTCCGAAGCGTATCTGCACGCCTTCCCCTCCAGCATGACGGTACTGCTGGGCGTCGGGTTGGCCGGTGTCGTGCTCGCCGCGCTGATGTTCCGTTTCTCCACACATCGCGCCCCGGAACTCGTCGAGGTGACGCCGGCATAG
- a CDS encoding helix-turn-helix domain-containing protein: MMVERGRSLNWLAEQVGITNVNLSKIKNNRVSAIRFSTLAAICEALDCQPGDILEYERD, translated from the coding sequence ATGATGGTCGAGCGTGGCCGGTCGTTGAACTGGTTGGCCGAGCAGGTGGGCATCACGAACGTGAACCTCTCGAAGATCAAAAACAACCGGGTCAGTGCGATCCGCTTCTCCACGCTTGCCGCGATCTGCGAGGCCTTGGACTGTCAGCCCGGCGACATCCTCGAATACGAGCGCGACTGA